The Calderihabitans maritimus genome segment GCCATGCAGCACCTGGGCAACAACGTTGTCCGATGCGTTGCCCTTTCTTCCACGGACGGGCTGCGCCGTGGAATGAAGGCTGTAGATACCGGCGCTCCTATTAGCGTCCCGGTAGGACGGAAAACTTTGGGGCGGATGTTTAACGTAGTGGGAGAACCGATTGATAACCTGGGCCCGGTAGAAACGGAGGAAAGATTGCCGATCCACCGACCAGCTCCCGCTTTCGAGGAGCAGGAACCTTCTACAGAGATCTTGGAGACGGGGATCAAAGTTATCGACCTGCTGGCGCCCTATGCCAAGGGAGGTAAGGTCGGTCTCTTTGGCGGTGCCGGGGTCGGCAAGACGGTTCTCATTATGGAGCTTATTCGAAACATTGCCTACGAACACGGTGGTTTCTCCGTGTTTGCCGGGGTTGGTGAGCGTACCCGTGAGGGTAACGACCTCTGGTTAGAAATGAAGGAATCTGGAGTTATCGATAAGACTTCCCTGGTGTTCGGGCAGATGAACGAACCTCCAGGAGCCAGGCTGCGGGTTGGTCTTACGGGGTTAACTCTGGCGGAATATTTCCGGGATTCCGAAGGCCAGGACGTTCTGTTATTCATTGACAATATATTCCGGTTTACCCAGGCGGGATCAGAGGTTTCGGCATTGTTGGGAAGAATGCCTTCCGCTGTGGGTTACCAGCCTACTCTGGCAACAGAAATGGGTCAGTTGCAGGAACGGATTACTTCCACCAAGAAAGGGTCCATCACTTCCGTTCAGGCCATCTACGTTCCGGCCGACGACTTGACGGACCCGGCTCCGGCTACTACCTTTGCGCACCTGGATGCTACTACCGTTCTTTCTCGGCAGATTGCGGAGTTAGGGATCTACCCGGCGGTTGACCCGCTGGATTCCACTTCTCGAATTTTGGATCCCAGGGTCGTTGGCGAAGAACATTATAGTGTAGCCCGGGGCGTTCAGCAGGTGCTCCAGCGTTACAAGGAGCTGCAGGACATTATTGCCATTTTGGGTATGGACGAATTATCAGAAGAAGATAAGTTGATTGTGGCCAGGGCCCGGAAGATTCAGCGCTTCCTTTCCCAGCCGTTCTTTGTAGCTGAGGCATTTACCGGAACACCGGGAGTTTACGTTCCCTTGAAGGAAACTATCCGAGGTTTCAAAGAAATTCTTGAGGGTAAGCATGACGATCTACCGGAGCAGGCATTCTATATGGTGGGTACGATTGACGAGGCGGTAGAAAAAGGTAAAGAATTAACCTGATGAGGACGTGAAAACATGGTTGAAAAGAGCATAAAAATGGAGGTTGTAACTCCGGAAAGGGTAGTGTTCAGCGAAGAAGTTGATTCCCTGATTGTCCCGGCCGCAGAAGGTTATCTGGGAGTACTGCCCAACCACGCTCCCTTGATTACCGGACTGGAGATAGGAGTGGTCCGGTATAAGCAGGGAGGCCGGGAATCCAAGATGGCCATCAGTGGCGGTTTTATGGAAGTATACGAGAACAGGGCCATTATTCTGGCCGACACGGCTGAGAAGGGCGATGAAATTGATCTGGAGAGAGCCCAGAGAGCCAAGGAGAGGGCGGAAAAGCGTCTGAAGGAAAGGCCGCCCGACCTGGATGTGGTTAGGGCCGAGCTGGCCCTGAAACGGGCACTGGCCCGTATCAAGGCTGCTCAATAAAAAAGTTATATTCTTTGGGAGGGGTACACCGCGGCAAAGGCCGCGGTTTTTGTTTGGGATCAACCGGCCCCAAAAAGTTTTAACCGGCGGCGGAGAAGGGAATAATATGGCTATACCGGATTAAGGAGGCAACTTTTATGAAAAGACTGCTGTTGATCTTCATTTTCACCGGAATAGTCATATCTTCAAGACTGGCTCCCGGAATTACCGTTGCCGGAAAGGCAAACCTAGAAGATGTCGTCAACAACGCGTTTTTGACCTCCGGTGCCGAAACTTATGAATTAAACGTGCAGGGCTGGGCACAAATAAATAACAAATACCTAACCAGTCAGGAGTTAAATGATGCGCTCCGGGACATTTGCCGGGTCATCGGCCTAGATGGAGCCGTCCCTATATTAACGGTGGAACGAGACTTTCGGGGTATAAGTGCCGGGGGGTCACCATCACAGGGTATTTCGTGGCAGGTATCTTTGCAGTCTCTGGCCGGAATTCCCGGAACCGCTAATCCGAGGGATGAGACATACCTGATCATCAACGGGACGCAACTTCATTCTGTCTCCCGCTTGCTTGATATGAAGGAAAAGATAAGGAAAGCGTTTCAGTTATTTGGATCTTCCGAGCCGAATCTTTCCGTCATTATAACGGGGACTTTTCCGGGAAAATTAAGTACTGAAGAAAAGCAGGCCATCATCCGTCGCATATTTCGTACTGCAGGAGCGGTATGGGTGGAGGGTGTAGTCGACGGTGATTTTATCAGCGTAACCGGCTACACCCCCTTAATAAAGGATTATCTCCTGAGCGGGGATAAAAAAGTCAACCTTAATATTGCCTTTCGGTATCATAATATCGACCAAAAAACTTACATCTACATAGGATCTCCCCTGCTCGGTGGAGAATATTAACAGCGGAAAATGTCGGATTTTTGCAGGAAACGGGCTTATTGTAACGAAATAAAGAGGCAGTAAACGAAACAGGGAGGAAGAAGGGTTGGAGAAAATCATTGTGCGAGGTGGTGCCACACTCCGGGGGCGAGTTGCCATTAGCGGAGCCAAAAATGCAGTTTTGCCCGTTATTGCAGCCTGCCTGCTGACGGAAGAGGAATGCCGGATTGCGGAAACTCCTAATCTGGCAGATGTTGCTACCATCTGCGAGGTTTTGAAAGCTTTAGGTGCTGGAGTATCCCTGCGGGACCGGGAATTGATTATAAACTGTCGGGAATTGACTTCTCATGAACCGCCCTATCACTGTGTAAGAAGAATGAGGGCTTCTTTTTTGGTCATGGGCTCCCTTTTAGCCCGAACAGGACGGGCAAAAATAGCTATGCCCGGCGGTTGTGCTATAGGGAGCAGACCTATAGACCTCCATCTTAAAGGTTTCGCGGCCCTGGGGGCTGATATTACCATAAATCACGGGGTGATTGAGGCCAGGGCGCAGAAATTGAAAGGGAATCGAATTTACCTGGATTTTCCGTCGGTGGGAGCAACTGAAAATCTGATGATGGCCGCTGCTATGGCCCGGGGCACCACGGTTATTGAAAATGCGGCGGAAGAACCAGAAATTGTGGATCTGGCCAATTTTATTAACAGTATGGGTGGCCGTATCACCGGTGCCGGAACAAATATCATCAAAGTGGAAGGCGTGGAAAGGCTCCGGGGAACCTTCCATACGGTAATTCCCGACCGCATCGAAGCAGGTACTTTTATGGTTGCGGCGGCAGCTACGGGCGGTGAAGTTTTAGTGGAAAATGTCATTGTGGATCATCTTAAACCGGTCGTAGCCAAATTAAGGGAAATTGGAGCGGAGATCAAGGAAGAACCGAGTGGAGTACGAGTATCGGGCAACGGCGAACTCCGGGCCGTTGACGTTAAGACGCTTCCGTATCCGGGTTTTCCTACTGATATGCAGGCACAGATCATGGCTCTGCTGACGGCAGCTAGGGGGACCAGCGTCATAACCGAAACAGTTTTTGAAAATCGCTTCATGCACGTCAATGAGCTCAAGAGGATGGGAGCTCAAATAACCATCGAAGGACACGCCGCGGTAGTAAAAGGTGTTGACCAACTCATGGGAGCTCCGGTTAAAGCAACAGATTTAAGAGCAGGAGCGGCCTTGATTATTGCCGGTTTGATGGCTCAGGGAGAAACGGAAATAGGGTGTATTCATCATATAGACCGGGGTTATGAAGATATAGTGGGAAAGCTCCGAAAGCTGGGAGCGGACATTGAGCGAGTGGACAATTAAAAATTTGACTGAGAGACAACTAATTGGAAAAACGTGGCATTAAAGCCGCGTTTTTTTCATATGTATGATAAGGAAATAAATCCGCAAGGAGGCCTGCCCGTGAAGAAGTGGTCATGGCTATGCCTGGTAATTCTTCTACTGATAGTAGGGTTGTACCCGCTTATAGAGCAAATTTTCAAGCCCTTCGGATTCGTAAAAGTTAAGACTGGAGAAATCCCGGTCACTGTGAAATTACACGATTCCGGAAAAATAGTTACCATGCCCCTGGAGAAGTACCTGATCGGAGTGGTGGCGGCGGAAATGCCTGCCCGTTTTGAAATAGAGGCGCTGAAAGCGCAGGCGGTAGCAGCCAGAACTTATGCTTTGAAAAAAATAGAACTTCGCCGGCGAGGGGCGGTGACTTCGTCCATGCACAAGGATGCCGACCTTTGTACCAATCCGATTCACTGTCAGGGTTGGTTGTCGGATAAAGAAATGAAAGATAAATGGGGACTGTGGCGATATCTTTACTATCGGCGTAAAATTGCCCGGGCAGTAGAGGCCACCAAGGGGATAGTCATAACCTACAAGGGGAGACTAATCGATCCGGTCTATCATTCCACCAGCGGGGGCAGAACCGAAAACTCGGAGGAAGTATGGAAATTTAAAATTCCTTATCTCCGCAGCGTGGTCTGCAAATGGGACAAGGATGCTCCCAAGTATCGTACGAAGCAGGTTTATTCCCTGCATGAACTGGACCGGCGGCTGGGGACCGATGTGGCTGCCTTGCCGGCTGCTGCGTGGAAAGACCAGAGAAGACCGGTTATGAAGGTGGAAAAATTCACCAGCAGCGGAAGGGTGAAGCTGTTGCGGGTAGGCAATAAACTTTTTTCCGGGACAGAGGTGAGGCGTCTATTAGGGCTCAACTCGACCAATTTTAGCTGGCAGGTAGAGGGAGACCAGATAATATTTACCGTTACAGGCAACGGGCATGGGGTGGGTATGTGCCAGTACGGAGCCAACGGCTTGGCCAGGGAAGGAAAAAATTATCAATATATTTTAACCTACTACTATACGGGGGTGAAGTTAGAAAAATATAATAAATAAACGGCAGGAGAATAGTGTTTTTTGTCGAAAAATTATACTTCGTGTGCCTTAAGCTAAACCAAAAAGAGCCATTGGGGAGGGTCACCTATGAACAAAGGCCAGAAAACGCTCCTGCTGATTATCTTAATTTCTCTGGTGGGTCTGGGAGTTGTCGGCTTTGCCAGCCTGGAATATACATCCCGCCCTCAGTTCTGTTCCAGTTGTCACGAAATGAAACCGATGTATGAATCATGGGCAAATTCTTCTCACCTGACGGTAGATTGTCTCGAATGCCACGCCGAGCCCGGTTTTACCGGCCTGATTAAGACCAAAATGGGCGCATTGCGGCAGGTTGCGGAACACTTCAAAGGAGTCGACCCTGCGGATATAGTGGCAGAAGTGCCTTCCGAGCGTTGTACCAGTTGCCATGAAATTGAAAAAATAAAGCCTGATAATCCTAAGTTTTCTCATCAGCTACACCTGACCGTCAACTTTGACTGTATGGATTGTCATAGCCGGGTGGTGCACGGACCGGAGGAGAAGAAAATTCCCGACCCCTCGAGACCCGAATGTGCTAAATGCCATAAAAAATAACGCGTTTGAGGAAGTATATTCTGGCAAATATTGGGGAACAATAGGGCTGAGGTGAGATAAATGGTAAAAAACACCTTGGCCCGTGTTGTGAAATTTCTGCGTCATAATCTGCGTCATAACTGGTATTATATTACCTTAACTCTTATAGTCGTTCTTTTCGTATCCTTTTTCCAAAAACCTCTGCCTCAGAGCAGAGAGCTTTCACCCGCAGGCGGTAAGATAGTGCCCCGCCTTCCTTTTCCTTACCAATTGATTGAGCGCTCGCCGGCATCGACTGGGGATAAAGGGCATGAGCTGACCGGTAAACAAAGCGACGGGGAAAAGAAGAGAGAAGGCGAACGCCCGGAAAAAGGGGCTGAAATGGGAACAATGCAGATCCCCGTCTCCGGAGAAGCAGCCAATCCCTTCGGTTTCACCTATTCTGCTACCTTTGCGGATTTCCGCTTTCACCCGGGTATTGACTGGCTGGCAGCAGTGAACGCTCCGGTAAAAGCAGTTCTGGATGGCCGGGTGGTCCGCGTAGAATATAATAAAATGGACGCTTACCGAATAACCCTGGATCACGGGGCAGGGTGGAAAACTCGTTATTTACATCTGGGTCAGGTACAGGTCGAAAAAGGGCAAAAAGTCAAGAGGGGAGAGGTCATAGGAAAAGTGGGCAAGCCCGGGCTGGCAGAAACGGTATTGCCGCCCCATCTGCATTTCGAGCTTTTGTACCAGGGCGAACCCCGAGATCCTGCCCGTTACTTTAAAGAAAAATAGCGCGCTCTTGAACGCTCTAGAAAGGGCGTTCTTTTTTTCTGTCTCGCTGTCCATCAAACAGATGAGATGTTCTTTTTTGTTAGGCCTCCTCATATACATAGGTAACGAAAAACCCTAAAGGAGGCCCTTTTATGCAAGAACATATTCGTAAACGGGTATTGGATATCAGCCAATATATTATAGAGACGTCGGCCACCGTCCGGCAGGCAGCGGTTGTTTTTAGTGTTAGTAAGAGTACCGTACATAAAGATGTTACCGAAAGGTTACCCTTGATCAACAAAGAAATGGCCCGCCAGGTGAGGAAAATTTTGGACATGAACAAAGCAGAAAGACATATTCGAGGCGGGGGAGNNNNNNNNNNNNNNNNNNNNNNNNNNNNNNNNNNNNNNNNNNNNNNNNNNNNNNNNNNNNNNNNNNNNNNNNNNNNNNNNNNNNNNNNNNNNNNNNNNNNNNNNNNNNNNNNNNNNNNNNNNNNNNNNNNNNNNNNNNNNNNNNNNNNNNNNNNNNNNNNNNNNNNNNNNNNNNNNNNNNNNNNNNNNNNNNNNNNGCTTTCTTTTCTTGTATGCGCTATTCGGACAAGCATTTTTATAGAGAGGAGTTACACAATGCTCGGATGGGGCACGGACATCGGAATAGATTTGGGCACGGCCAGCGTGTTGGTTTACGTTAAGGGCAAAGGAATTGTTTTAAATGAACCTTCAGTCGTAGCTATTGAGCGAGATACGGGCCAGATTTTTGCCGTCGGGGAAGAGGCGAGGCGAATGCTTGGCCGTACACCCGGCAACATTATTGCCATCCGCCCGCTGCGGGAAGGTGTTATAGCCGATTATGACACGACGGAGAAGATGCTCCGGTACTTTATCAATAAGGCCTGCGGCCGGCGTTTCTTCTTCAAACCGAGAGTAATGGTGTGTATTCCCTCCGGGGTAACGGGTGTGGAGGAGAGAGCTGTGCGCCAAGCGGCCCTGCAGGCGGGAGCGCGACAGGCATATCTGATAGAGGAGCCTTTGGCTGCTGCCCTGGGAGCCGGGCTGGACATTTCCGAAGCGAGCGGCAGCATGGTGATCGACATTGGCGGTGGCACGGCAGACATTGCGGTCCTTTCCTTAGGGGGAATTGTTTGTAGCAAGTCGCTGCGGGTAGGGGGAGATAAATTTGACGAGGCTATTGTCCGGTACATAAGGCGAGAGTACAATCTGATGATTGGCGAACGGTCCGCTGAGGAGTTAAAGATAAAGATAGGTACCGCCTATCCTCTGGCGAAAAGGGAGAATACCAGTTTGGAAATTCGCGGGCGCGACCTGGTAAGCGGTCTG includes the following:
- the atpD gene encoding F0F1 ATP synthase subunit beta gives rise to the protein MNIGRIVQVIGPVVDVRFDTGQLPDIYNAVKITDDIQDMDLEGRSFNITMEAMQHLGNNVVRCVALSSTDGLRRGMKAVDTGAPISVPVGRKTLGRMFNVVGEPIDNLGPVETEERLPIHRPAPAFEEQEPSTEILETGIKVIDLLAPYAKGGKVGLFGGAGVGKTVLIMELIRNIAYEHGGFSVFAGVGERTREGNDLWLEMKESGVIDKTSLVFGQMNEPPGARLRVGLTGLTLAEYFRDSEGQDVLLFIDNIFRFTQAGSEVSALLGRMPSAVGYQPTLATEMGQLQERITSTKKGSITSVQAIYVPADDLTDPAPATTFAHLDATTVLSRQIAELGIYPAVDPLDSTSRILDPRVVGEEHYSVARGVQQVLQRYKELQDIIAILGMDELSEEDKLIVARARKIQRFLSQPFFVAEAFTGTPGVYVPLKETIRGFKEILEGKHDDLPEQAFYMVGTIDEAVEKGKELT
- the spoIIID gene encoding sporulation transcriptional regulator SpoIIID is translated as MQEHIRKRVLDISQYIIETSATVRQAAVVFSVSKSTVHKDVTERLPLINKEMARQVRKILDMNKAERHIRGGG
- a CDS encoding M23 family metallopeptidase translates to MVKNTLARVVKFLRHNLRHNWYYITLTLIVVLFVSFFQKPLPQSRELSPAGGKIVPRLPFPYQLIERSPASTGDKGHELTGKQSDGEKKREGERPEKGAEMGTMQIPVSGEAANPFGFTYSATFADFRFHPGIDWLAAVNAPVKAVLDGRVVRVEYNKMDAYRITLDHGAGWKTRYLHLGQVQVEKGQKVKRGEVIGKVGKPGLAETVLPPHLHFELLYQGEPRDPARYFKEK
- a CDS encoding YwmB family TATA-box binding protein; amino-acid sequence: MKRLLLIFIFTGIVISSRLAPGITVAGKANLEDVVNNAFLTSGAETYELNVQGWAQINNKYLTSQELNDALRDICRVIGLDGAVPILTVERDFRGISAGGSPSQGISWQVSLQSLAGIPGTANPRDETYLIINGTQLHSVSRLLDMKEKIRKAFQLFGSSEPNLSVIITGTFPGKLSTEEKQAIIRRIFRTAGAVWVEGVVDGDFISVTGYTPLIKDYLLSGDKKVNLNIAFRYHNIDQKTYIYIGSPLLGGEY
- a CDS encoding cytochrome c3 family protein — protein: MNKGQKTLLLIILISLVGLGVVGFASLEYTSRPQFCSSCHEMKPMYESWANSSHLTVDCLECHAEPGFTGLIKTKMGALRQVAEHFKGVDPADIVAEVPSERCTSCHEIEKIKPDNPKFSHQLHLTVNFDCMDCHSRVVHGPEEKKIPDPSRPECAKCHKK
- the murA gene encoding UDP-N-acetylglucosamine 1-carboxyvinyltransferase: MEKIIVRGGATLRGRVAISGAKNAVLPVIAACLLTEEECRIAETPNLADVATICEVLKALGAGVSLRDRELIINCRELTSHEPPYHCVRRMRASFLVMGSLLARTGRAKIAMPGGCAIGSRPIDLHLKGFAALGADITINHGVIEARAQKLKGNRIYLDFPSVGATENLMMAAAMARGTTVIENAAEEPEIVDLANFINSMGGRITGAGTNIIKVEGVERLRGTFHTVIPDRIEAGTFMVAAAATGGEVLVENVIVDHLKPVVAKLREIGAEIKEEPSGVRVSGNGELRAVDVKTLPYPGFPTDMQAQIMALLTAARGTSVITETVFENRFMHVNELKRMGAQITIEGHAAVVKGVDQLMGAPVKATDLRAGAALIIAGLMAQGETEIGCIHHIDRGYEDIVGKLRKLGADIERVDN
- the spoIID gene encoding stage II sporulation protein D translates to MKKWSWLCLVILLLIVGLYPLIEQIFKPFGFVKVKTGEIPVTVKLHDSGKIVTMPLEKYLIGVVAAEMPARFEIEALKAQAVAARTYALKKIELRRRGAVTSSMHKDADLCTNPIHCQGWLSDKEMKDKWGLWRYLYYRRKIARAVEATKGIVITYKGRLIDPVYHSTSGGRTENSEEVWKFKIPYLRSVVCKWDKDAPKYRTKQVYSLHELDRRLGTDVAALPAAAWKDQRRPVMKVEKFTSSGRVKLLRVGNKLFSGTEVRRLLGLNSTNFSWQVEGDQIIFTVTGNGHGVGMCQYGANGLAREGKNYQYILTYYYTGVKLEKYNK
- a CDS encoding F0F1 ATP synthase subunit epsilon, which produces MVEKSIKMEVVTPERVVFSEEVDSLIVPAAEGYLGVLPNHAPLITGLEIGVVRYKQGGRESKMAISGGFMEVYENRAIILADTAEKGDEIDLERAQRAKERAEKRLKERPPDLDVVRAELALKRALARIKAAQ
- a CDS encoding rod shape-determining protein translates to MLGWGTDIGIDLGTASVLVYVKGKGIVLNEPSVVAIERDTGQIFAVGEEARRMLGRTPGNIIAIRPLREGVIADYDTTEKMLRYFINKACGRRFFFKPRVMVCIPSGVTGVEERAVRQAALQAGARQAYLIEEPLAAALGAGLDISEASGSMVIDIGGGTADIAVLSLGGIVCSKSLRVGGDKFDEAIVRYIRREYNLMIGERSAEELKIKIGTAYPLAKRENTSLEIRGRDLVSGLPKTVTVTSVECYEALAEPVEAVVGAVKEVLEKTPPELAADIINKGIVMTGGGSLLHGLDILLREETGLPVHVAEDAISCVALGTGKALSMLNVLQSSGIISKKVI